From Candoia aspera isolate rCanAsp1 chromosome 4, rCanAsp1.hap2, whole genome shotgun sequence, a single genomic window includes:
- the LOC134496924 gene encoding vomeronasal type-2 receptor 26-like, translated as MIEEEDGVICTGEEKLETLPTSVFEMDMTGHSYSIYNAVYVVAHVLHAMLSSAFTFRAENHEAKLNIMEKQFWKAQPLSLCNDKCHSGYSKSKIEGKPFCCYNCLQCPDGKIANQEDMDDCVQCPEDKYPNKNQDSCLPKVITFLTYEEKLGTILASSTVFCSFITVVVLWIFVKNKDTPLVKANNQGLTYALLIALLLCFLCALLFIGQPSKVTCVFRQTAFGIIFSVAISCVLAKTIIVVVAFMATKPGSKVTKWVGKRLAMSIVLCCSLIQVMICTTWLASSPPFPADDRNSITEEIILECNEGSVFMFYCVLGYMGFLAIFSFIVAFLARKLPNAFNEAKHITFSMLIFCCVWVSFVPTYLSTKGKYMVAVEIFSIITSSAALLICIFSPKCFIIIFRPDLNKKKQLTRRKQ; from the exons ATGatagaagaagaagatggagTGATCTGCACTGGAGAGGAGAAACTGGAGACTCTTCCTACATCTGTGTTTGAAATGGATATGACTGGCCacagctacagcatctacaatgcagtctatgTGGTAGCACACGTTTTGCATGCCATGCTGTCATCTGCATTCACATTCAGAGCAGAAAACCATGAAGCCAAACTCAACATAATGGAAAAACAATTCTGGAAG GCCCAGCCACTTTCTCTGTGTAATGACAAGTGTCATTCAGGATATAGTAAGAGCAAAatagaagggaagccattttgttGCTACAATTGCCTTCAATGTCCAGATGGGAAAATTGCTAACCAGGAGG ACATGGATGATTGTGTTCAGTGTCCAGAAGATAAGTACCCAAACAAGAATCAAGATTCCTGTCTCCCCAAAGTTATCACATTTCTGACCTATGAAGAAAAACTAGGGACCATTTTGGCTAGTtccactgttttctgttctttcatcACAGTGGTAGTTCTTTGGATCTTTGTCAAGAATAAGGACACTCCTCTGGTTAAAGCCAACAACCAGGGTCTCACCTATGCTCTCCTCATTGCTCTCCTCTTGTGTTTTCTTTGTGCTTTGTTATTCATTGGCCAGCCTTCCAAGGTGACATGTGTCTTTCGTCAAACTgcatttggcatcatcttctcagttgcCATCTCATGTGTTCTGGCTAAGACCATCATTGTGGTTgtagctttcatggccaccaagccaggctccAAGGTGACCAAATGGGTGGGCAAAAGACTAGCCATGTCCATAGTACTTTGCTGCTCACTTATTCAAGTTATGATTTGTACTACATGGCTGGCAagctctcccccattcccagctGATGACAGAAATTCAATAACAGAAGAAATAATTCTGGAATGTAATGAAGGATCAGTCTTCATGTTCTACTGTGTCTTGGGCTATATGGGCTTCCTTGCCATTTTCAGTTTCATAGTGGCTTTCCTAGCGAGAAAATTGCCTAatgctttcaatgaagccaagcatatcaccttcagcatgttgatcTTTTGCTGTGTCTGGGTGTCCTTTGTTCCAACTTATCTGAGcacaaaagggaaatacatggttgctgtggagatcttctccattataACCTCCAGTGCTGCATTgttgatttgtattttttcccctaaatgctTTATCATTATTTTCAGACCTGACCTGAACAAGAAAAAGCAGCTAACAAGGAGAAAACAATAG